In Perca fluviatilis chromosome 18, GENO_Pfluv_1.0, whole genome shotgun sequence, one genomic interval encodes:
- the tdrd15 gene encoding tudor domain-containing protein 15 — MQSEHQKSSPSAPCALWPVDLKLTHLDWNPEATLIHFQGQYLSICELDYNILQGEIQNTPKTKSAVDIGEFCLVEDLTSGRWYRGRVQKRKEDLFDIFLIDHGNILSVDIVHISSCSNDLFILPPKIVCGFLANVLLLDGCSHSVVDAYFSNLIGRNVTGYIQAFLPHKVLLLEAPDINVDLVRHGFGRHMDKDTFILLVAMLTEVPIKQNKEPVPDLLIEKPRGQEVFFNQSGLQGYDILSFCGPRVSCGTRAKVRVTAAVNPGRFYCQMTSMETDLWEMSKKLAAANEYRSKEHNQKTPENLGLLCSVKSKDGKWYRGFVQFLPVNSQLRVLLIDYGFFESVKVENVHRLPPDLFSTPIMAFPCSLASLGDQDEVVETQQLSFLKAGLLGKVLDVEIKSFDNEQHMYSITVIGAEDNHVKEPEPIQAHPRMKIESVFDTEELSPEGGYLYNETVMGEALGKTLKAEEVHVGSVFLGYVEHVQNPNRFWMRTQKRNDEFEEMMRKLADYYNQVKLDEDVLVNPELGTLCCAVYEKDMHFYRGIVTDTLKHGAEVLFMDFGNIEKVPHMLIKKIPETFASKSAFAFCCTLVNVVPLDEVWTSANSDFFRQAVSNKTLLVHVVQKRKNTFVVDLYEMGSDNNQSITELLISSKKAEYWNNIAIKPVVQNTDLTEETRRPRCSVTSDINGNAEQMKDWEEEEKMCKNQTEKAQASASFKALSIKPGCNFAVRCSYIRSPLDFWCQPLDKVPALEELMDKVNQYYSTHTVPLQSGDQCCVTKSPIDGRWYRAFIIEKQRGNARVMMVDTGFTVQVKAHNLQAIMPEFVHLEGQGFRCSLSNLTKPADPKNSGSWSPEDCKWLTDFVLDSPSGLRCKVVFQLNVKNRGLCNVVELYNTQTQQSITNLLSEQGLAREGTISTKQLLTVFPESFVYSSFDLSPGNEEQVYITHVSSQWEVYCHLERNVEIIQDLEKKISDESEKMMQASTRAVVRKLCLAKYFDGRWYRGMAHRVQSPLHLSVFFVDYGNTNISEKTHVMCIHKDSDLLYTPMQALKCRLASVSKEELYADVKNWLDGAILNKQVRAVIVGENEDGSFDVKLFDGDVNINEKVKELILSVSPKPKTVVSFDMSSTKTKDKTLHTKSSIKCKSQPKGKSSNPHTLKTRCTQVGFAPHKKKENPKNYVHGKAQTNTKVKRQREYHDTNTKSKQPQNTDTESPQLSCLPDMKVSAGFKAKCFVSYIDSVNSFFLQLAEEEPAILQMAEDLNTSVFRDSLKTPTLLRINDLVLAEYEEDGALYRSAVKDCGGSSCYKVEFVDYGNSAVIGKEKIYSIPKEYLSQPRFGISCSLLDTSTYENDASFTDAVMEKPLMVDFVRHNEVHWEVKVEIFEEAVGLSATLEAAVENSTETKKEEEAVSSETEEKARSCEQNHLDKEASKIEKTKFERATVDGENAERTVDGENFMLKPTPATLSDKLEEHRKAPTRNENKSQEDLRKIAKAPVKTKTDCADAIVHPTIEAKDTESGTVLSVLSNSNFYARLNKASDLLAALESSIDDNLYKCQIVAKENVKQGYKCLVQVDKDKQWHRAVVQNVGQGKCQVFLVDQGITEEIPSGSIRRQCSELTKIPDLAVLCKVNCLGFSEGDGAHELWCETLKPLIGKEVKLMFVGYSEDDKLWNVEIIMNGLFLLRQHTTTLQQNKEVLVLPAETKVGESNLDKSPTQQLVFAPIDIDEAYSGFAAAVTTPFEFCVVLEDRLLVMNKVSVMLDDLPGQMSPLPEAHLVPGTCCLLKSDTKNKWCRAEIVHADTTAVLNLVDYGHCECISYEDCSKLKRLPEEITNLPKVTYPCILRGVKPVGVDAQWTDEAAVFFQQCLYQKNLQIFFREFVSNTHWKVDILADGVHVAKDLVDAGHANYMDIMLGLRFQEQSSDKAAPPDSEEECGQEDEGCDGKSDLSVESSDEEEGKMQLSIVSESRRCFLM; from the exons TTCATCCTCTTGGTTGCGATGCTCACAGAAGTGCCGATCAAACAAAACAAGGAGCCAGTTCCTGACTTACTCATTGAAAAGCCAAGGGGACAAGAAGTTTTCTTCAACCAGTCTGGTTTGCAGGGATACGACATTTTGTCTTTCTGTGGGCCTAGAGTGAGTTGTGGGACACGTGCTAAAGTGCGTGTAACTGCTGCTGTTAACCCTGGGAGGTTTTACTGCCAGATGACCAGTATGGAAACAGATCTTTGGGAAATGTCAAAGAAGCTGGCTGCAGCGAATGAGTACCGATCCAAAGAACACAATCAGAAGACCCCAGAAAACCTGGGGTTACTGTGCTCAGTCAAAAGCAAAGATGGGAAATGGTACAGAGGCTTTGTGCAGTTTCTCCCAGTCAACTCTCAACTTCGAGTTTTGTTAATTGACTACGGGTTCTTTGAATCTGTTAAAGTTGAGAATGTCCACAGGCTGCCACCTGACCTCTTTTCAACACCCATCATGGCGTTCCCATGCTCGCTCGCCTCCCTTGGTGATCAAGATGAGGTGGTCGAAACACAGCAGTTGAGTTTCCTCAAAGCAGGCTTGCTTGGAAAAGTGTTAGATGTGGAGATCAAAAGTTTTGACAACGAACAGCACATGTACTCTATCACAGTAATTGGTGCTGAAGATAATCATGTGAAGGAACCGGAGCCCATACAAGCGCATCCTAGAATGAAGATTGAGTCAGTTTTTGATACAGAAGAATTGTCACCTGAAGGTGGCTATTTATACAATGAAACCGTCATGGGAGAAGCATTGGGTAAAACACTGAAAGCAGAAGAGGTGCACGTAGGCTCTGTCTTTTTGGGCTATGTTGAGCATGTCCAGAATCCAAACCGCTTCTGGATGAGAACACAAAAACGCAATGATGAGTTTGAAGAAATGATGAGGAAATTGGCAGATTACTACAATCAAGTGAAGCTGGATGAAGACGTGCTGGTGAATCCGGAGCTTGGGACACTGTGCTGTGCAGTTTATGAGAAAGACATGCATTTCTACAGGGGCATTGTGACAGACACTCTTAAGCATGGAGCTGAAGTTCTTTTTATGGATTTTGGGAACATTGAGAAAGTGCCACACATGTTGATCAAGAAGATACCGGAGACATTTGCGAGCAAATCAGCATTTGCCTTCTGTTGTACTCTTGTTAATGTTGTTCCTCTGGATGAAGTCTGGACCAGCGCCAACTCTGACTTTTTCAGACAAGCTGTGTCAAACAAAACCCTACTAGTCCATGTTgtccaaaagagaaaaaacacatttgttgttGATCTCTATGAGATGGGAAGTGACAACAATCAAAGTATCACTGAGCTCCTGATCTCTTCCAAAAAAGCTGAATACTGGAACAACATTGCCATAAAGCCTGTGGTGCAAAACACAGATTTGACAGAAGAAACAAGACGCCCAAGATGTAGTGTGACGTCAGACATCAATGGAAATGCAGAGCAAATGAAGGAttgggaggaggaagagaaaatgTGCAAAAATCAAACTGAAAAGGCCCAAGCCTCTGCTAGCTTCAAAGCCCTAAGCATCAAGCCTGGGTGTAATTTTGCTGTGCGTTGCTCTTACATCAGGTCTCCTTTAGATTTCTGGTGCCAGCCTCTAGATAAGGTTCCAGCTTTGGAGGAACTGATGGATAAAGTGAATCAATATTACTCGACTCACACAGTTCCCCTCCAATCAGGGGATCAATGTTGTGTCACAAAGTCACCTATAGATGGAAGATGGTACAGGGCCTTCATCATAGAGAAACAGAGAGGTAATGCCAGAGTGATGATGGTTGACACTGGCTTTACCGTCCAAGTCAAGGCGCACAATCTTCAGGCAATAATGCCAGAATTTGTTCATTTGGAAGGACAAGGTTTCAGGTGCAGCCTTTCCAACCTGACTAAACCTGCTGACCCCAAGAACAGTGGGTCTTGGAGTCCGGAGGATTGCAAGTGGCTAACAGATTTTGTCCTGGACAGTCCCAGTGGTCTAAGATGTAAAGTTGTCTTTCAGTTGAATGTAAAAAACAGAGGGCTGTGCAATGTTGTGGAACTTTACAACACCCAAACCCAACAGAGCATAACAAATTTGCTCTCTGAACAGGGCCTGGCGAGAGAAGGGACAATCTCGACAAAGCAACTGTTAACAGTGTTTCCAGAATCTTTTGTCTACTCTTCATTTGATCTAAGTCCTGGAAATGAAGAACAAGTCTACATCACTCATGTTAGCAGTCAGTGGGAGGTCTACTGCCACCTTGAGAGAAATGTTGAAATCATTCAAGACCTTGAAAAGAAAATCTCAGATGAGAGTGAGAAAATGATGCAAGCCAGTACGAGAGCAGTTGTGAGGAAGCTGTGCCTGGCAAAGTACTTTGATGGTCGATGGTACAGGGGCATGGCACATCGTGTTCAGTCACCTCTGCATCTTAGTGTGTTTTTTGTGGATTATGGAAACACAAACATATCTGAGAAAACCCACGTCATGTGTATCCACAAAGACTCTGATTTGTTGTACACACCCATGCAAGCTTTGAAATGTCGCCTTGCTTCAGTGTCCAAAGAAGAGCTCTACGCAGATGTCAAAAATTGGCTTGATGGTGCAATACTCAACAAGCAAGTGAGAGCGGTCATAGTTGGAGAGAACGAAGATGGTTCATTTGATGTTAAACTATTTGATGGAGATGTTAACATCAATGAGAAGGTAAAGGAGCTCATTCTCAGTGTTTCACCGAAACCAAAGACTGTTGTGAGTTTTGACATGAGCAGCACAAAGACAAAAGATAAAACTCTCCACACAAAGAGCTCAATTAAGTGCAAGAGTCAACCTAAAGGGAAGTCTTCAAATCCCCACACATTGAAAACCAGGTGCACTCAAGTTGGATTTGCACctcacaaaaagaaagaaaacccaaaaaaCTATGTCCATGGGAAAGCTCAGACGAACACAAAAGTAAAACGACAAAGAGAGTACCATGATACAAACACAAAgtcaaaacaaccacaaaataCGGACACGGAAAGCCCTCAGCTCTCGTGTTTGCCGGACATGAAAGTGAGCGCAGGTTTCAAGGCAAAGTGTTTTGTCTCCTACATTGACTCTGTCAACAGTTTTTTCCTTCAACTGGCGGAGGAGGAACCTGCCATCTTGCAAATGGCTGAAGATCTCAACACAAGTGTCTTCAGAGATTCCTTGAAGACTCCAACTTTATTGAGAATCAATGACCTTGTTCTGGCTGAGTATGAGGAAGACGGCGCTCTCTATCGTTCTGCTGTGAAGGACTGTGGAGGAAGTTCCTGTTACAAAGTTGAGTTTGTGGACTATGGGAACTCTGCAGTCATCGGGAAGGAGAAGATCTACTCCATACCAAAGGAGTATCTCTCTCAGCCGAGATTCGGCATATCCTGCTCCCTGTTGGACACAAGCACATATGAAAATGATGCTTCTTTCACTGATGCTGTAATGGAGAAGCCTCTCATGGTTGATTTTGTCCGACATAATGAAGTTCATTGGGAAGTCAAGGTTGAGATTTTTGAAGAAGCTGTTGGTCTTTCAGCCACACTTGAAGCAGCTGTTGAAAATAGCACTGAAACCAAAAAAGAAGAGGAGGCAGTTTCATCTGAAACGGAAGAGAAAGCGAGATCCTGTGAGCAGAACCACTTGGATAAAGAAGCGAGCAAGATTgaaaaaactaaatttgaaaGAGCTACCGTTGATGGTGAAAACGCCGAAAGAACTGTTGATGGCGAAAACTTCATGCTGAAACCGACACCTGCCACACTGTCAGATAAACTAGAAGAACATCGAAAAGCACCCACCAGAAACGAGAATAAGTCCCAGGAGGATCTAAGAAAAATCGCAAAAGCACCtgtcaaaacaaaaactgattGTGCAGATGCAATCGTACACCCGACTATTgaagctaaagacacagagagtGGTACAGTTCTGTCGGTCCTGAGTAACAGCAATTTTTACGCCAGACTAAATAAGGCCAGTGACCTGCTTGCTGCATTGGAAAGTAGTATAGATGACAACCTATACAAGTGCCAGATCGTGGCCAAAGAGAATGTCAAACAAGGCTATAAGTGCTTAGTTCAGGTAGACAAGGACAAGCAGTGGCACAGGGCTGTTGTTCAAAATGTAGGCCAGGGAAAATGCCAGGTCTTTCTCGTGGATCAAGGAATAACGGAAGAAATCCCAAGTGGCTCAATCCGACGACAGTGTAGCGAGCTGACAAAAATCCCAGACCTTGCCGTTTTGTGCAAGGTAAACTGCCTTGGGTTCAGTGAGGGAGATGGTGCTCACGAATTGTGGTGTGAAACTCTTAAACCACTGATCGGCAAAGAAGTCAAGCTGATGTTTGTGGGTTATTCAGAAGATGATAAACTGTGGAATGTGGAAATAATCATGAATGGGCTGTTCCTTCTTCGTCAACACACAACCACCCTGCAGCAGAATAAAGAGGTGCTGGTGTTGCCCGCTGAAACTAAAGTAGGAGAATCCAACTTGGACAAAAGTCCTACCCAGCAACTTGTCTTTGCTCCTATTGATATAGACGAAGCATATTCTGGCTTTGCTGCTGCAGTGACAACTCCCTTTGAGTTTTGTGTCGTTCTGGAGGACAGGCTTCTGGTCATGAACAAAGTGTCCGTCATGCTGGACGACCTCCCTGGGCAGATGTCTCCTCTTCCTGAAGCCCACCTCGTCCCTGGCACCTGCTGCctattgaaatcggacaccaagAACAAGTGGTGCAGGGCTGAAATTGTACACGCCGACACCACAGCAGTCCTTAACCTGGTGGATTACGGCCATTGCGAATGCATCTCGTACGAAGACTGCTCCAAGCTGAAGAGGCTTCCTGAGGAGATAACCAACCTCCCAAAAGTGACGTACCCCTGCATCCTGAGAGGGGTGAAACCAGTTGGAGTGGATGCACAGTGGACCGATGAAGCAGCGGTCTTCTTCCAGCAGTGTTTGTACCAGAAGAACCTCCAGATCTTCTTCAGAGAGTTTgtgtcaaacacacactggaaggTGGACATTCTGGCAGATGGCGTCCATGTTGCCAAGGACCTGGTGGATGCTGGACACGCCAATTATATGGACATCATGCTAGGACTGAG GTTCCAGGAACAGAGCTCAGATAAAGCTGCTCCTCCTGACAGTGAGGAAGAGTGTGGTCAGGAAGATGAAGGCTGCGATGGGAAGTCTGATCTCTCGGTCGAGTCATCTGATGAAGAAGAGGGGAAGATGCAACTCAGCATTGTGTCTGAATCTAGGCGAT GTTTTCTGATGTGA